One stretch of Pseudanabaena sp. ABRG5-3 DNA includes these proteins:
- a CDS encoding transposase, with amino-acid sequence MDNLNVHTNQSVIEAIELVSAKVLFLPTYSPELNPIEMLWSKLKAFLRKLKPKTRKDLDAAVSTFIASLQQKDLLGYFLETEARTVLI; translated from the coding sequence ATGGACAACCTCAATGTTCACACTAATCAATCAGTTATAGAGGCAATTGAGTTGGTTAGTGCGAAGGTCTTGTTTTTACCTACCTATTCTCCTGAGTTAAATCCCATTGAAATGCTTTGGTCAAAATTAAAGGCTTTTTTACGCAAACTAAAGCCTAAAACTAGAAAAGATTTAGATGCTGCTGTTTCTACTTTCATTGCTTCTCTTCAGCAAAAAGACCTTCTTGGCTATTTCCTTGAGACTGAAGCTCGTACTGTACTTATCTGA
- a CDS encoding NAD(P)-dependent alcohol dehydrogenase: MKAISQSNYGSIDVLSLQEVDKPVVTDKGVLVKVQAASVNSGDWHLMRGTPFLSRLMFGGILKPKIKTLGMDVAGRVEAIGKDVTQFQINDEVFGDISGCGFGAFAEYVCADESALVLKPSTTSFEQAATVPAAALAALQGLRDLGQIQSGQKVLINGASGGVGSFAVQIAKAFGAEVTALCSTKKMAMVQSLGADHVIDYTQVDVTKSGERYNLILDAAAYRSVFHYLPILSSYGSYVLVGGSIMRLFQIMFFGALISKISRRNVKCLSSKPNQKDLTILSNLLESGKISPFISQRCNLSEVPTAISALEQRQVMGKIAITM; encoded by the coding sequence ATGAAAGCAATCTCTCAGAGCAATTATGGCTCAATAGATGTGTTAAGTCTGCAAGAAGTTGATAAGCCTGTAGTTACGGACAAAGGTGTGCTGGTAAAAGTTCAGGCTGCCTCTGTCAATTCTGGTGACTGGCATCTTATGCGCGGTACACCTTTTCTAAGCAGACTAATGTTTGGCGGCATACTTAAGCCCAAAATCAAGACCCTTGGTATGGATGTGGCAGGACGAGTTGAGGCTATAGGTAAAGATGTCACCCAGTTTCAGATTAATGATGAGGTCTTTGGTGACATCTCTGGATGTGGTTTCGGGGCATTTGCCGAGTATGTCTGCGCTGATGAATCCGCCTTAGTCTTAAAACCTAGCACCACCTCATTTGAGCAAGCAGCAACTGTTCCTGCTGCTGCTCTTGCCGCTTTACAAGGGCTACGTGACTTGGGACAGATCCAATCAGGACAGAAGGTGTTGATTAATGGCGCATCGGGTGGCGTAGGTTCATTTGCAGTGCAGATTGCCAAAGCATTTGGTGCTGAGGTGACTGCTCTATGTAGTACTAAAAAAATGGCGATGGTACAATCGCTTGGTGCAGATCACGTCATCGATTACACACAAGTAGATGTCACTAAAAGTGGAGAGCGTTACAACCTAATTTTGGATGCTGCCGCTTATCGCTCTGTCTTCCATTATTTACCTATATTGAGTAGTTATGGAAGTTACGTTCTAGTCGGTGGTTCTATTATGCGACTTTTCCAAATAATGTTCTTTGGAGCTTTGATTTCAAAAATCAGCCGACGCAATGTGAAATGTCTATCTTCAAAACCCAATCAGAAGGATCTCACCATTTTGAGTAATCTCCTTGAATCTGGCAAAATTTCTCCCTTTATTTCCCAACGATGTAACTTGAGCGAAGTTCCCACTGCGATTTCTGCCCTTGAACAGCGTCAGGTAATGGGTAAAATTGCAATCACTATGTGA
- a CDS encoding TetR/AcrR family transcriptional regulator C-terminal domain-containing protein — translation MTKPTNSDSLSHIPLSRERILRSAIDLADKDGIESLSMRKLAQEMGVKAMSLYNHVTNKDDMLDSIVDIVVSEIELPKIGGDWRDEMRRRAISAHEILLCHPWAAMALMSRMNVGSAMLKYIDMTLGCLCEAGFSCEMADHAKNVIDSYIYGFTLQELNFPINESDYSEAAVQGLPIIPADKYPYLNKLAHQVIERSYDGIHSFVFGLELILNGLEPI, via the coding sequence ATGACTAAACCGACCAACTCAGATTCCTTGTCCCATATCCCATTGAGTCGGGAACGCATTTTACGTTCTGCCATAGACTTGGCTGACAAGGATGGTATTGAGTCACTCTCAATGCGGAAACTTGCTCAGGAGATGGGGGTTAAAGCGATGTCACTGTATAACCATGTCACTAATAAAGATGACATGCTAGATAGCATTGTTGACATTGTGGTTAGCGAAATTGAGTTACCTAAGATTGGTGGTGATTGGAGGGACGAGATGCGGCGGCGAGCGATATCGGCTCATGAAATTCTGTTGTGTCACCCTTGGGCGGCGATGGCGCTGATGTCACGGATGAATGTTGGTTCTGCTATGTTGAAATATATAGATATGACTCTGGGCTGTCTGTGTGAAGCAGGATTTTCCTGTGAGATGGCGGATCATGCTAAGAATGTAATTGATAGTTATATTTATGGGTTTACTCTTCAAGAATTAAACTTTCCTATTAATGAGTCAGATTATTCTGAAGCGGCGGTGCAGGGTCTTCCAATTATTCCTGCTGATAAATATCCCTATCTCAACAAACTTGCACATCAAGTTATAGAGAGAAGCTATGACGGTATTCATAGCTTTGTTTTTGGGCTAGAATTGATTCTTAATGGATTAGAACCTATTTAA
- a CDS encoding DUF1349 domain-containing protein, giving the protein MNINFDKAQWINQPQRFTVDREAITITTEPNTDFWQRTYYGFQNDNAPAILLTSDHNFSFTTKVSFNYQARFDQAGVIIYMDRDNWFKASVEYENPDMSRLGSVVTNHGYSDWATTDISTINSIWYRLSRRGADFLIEHSFNGEDFKQMRIFHLSVLGDTEANGNLTPQEIDAQPVQFGIYACSPLDSSFTATFEYLSLTDSLWMAHS; this is encoded by the coding sequence ATGAACATTAACTTTGATAAGGCTCAATGGATTAATCAGCCTCAGCGCTTCACCGTAGATCGTGAGGCAATCACAATCACTACTGAACCCAATACTGACTTTTGGCAGCGTACTTATTATGGATTTCAGAATGATAATGCTCCAGCAATTTTACTGACTAGCGATCACAACTTCTCATTTACTACTAAAGTTTCCTTTAATTACCAAGCTAGATTTGATCAGGCTGGCGTAATAATTTATATGGATCGTGACAATTGGTTCAAAGCTTCCGTTGAGTATGAAAATCCTGATATGTCACGTCTGGGCAGTGTTGTCACCAATCATGGCTATTCCGATTGGGCAACTACGGATATTTCTACAATTAATTCCATTTGGTATCGTCTGAGTCGCCGAGGTGCTGATTTTTTGATTGAACATTCATTCAATGGAGAAGACTTCAAGCAAATGCGAATTTTCCATCTCTCTGTTCTTGGGGATACGGAGGCGAATGGTAATCTCACTCCCCAAGAAATAGACGCTCAACCTGTGCAGTTTGGAATCTATGCCTGTAGTCCTCTTGATTCTTCTTTTACAGCTACATTTGAGTATTTGAGCCTTACTGATTCCCTATGGATGGCACATAGTTAG
- a CDS encoding response regulator transcription factor has translation MNEQSTLEPSKIKLLVVEDDPMVRVGLKHLLGANAQFEIIGVAEDGYGGIESATSLLPDVVLMDVGMPHLDGIAATQQIKQAMPQMKVIMLTSHTERTEVFAALSSGADGYCVKGTSVDQLMKAIAVVHEGATYLDAQIAQLVVDQVKLATPTSKNTSSIPQGTLSDREMEVLRLIVEGYSNPEIAKALYLSEHTVKTYVRGIMNKLLVNDRVQAAVIALRSGLVG, from the coding sequence ATGAATGAACAATCAACATTAGAACCGAGTAAGATTAAATTGCTTGTGGTCGAAGATGACCCGATGGTGCGGGTAGGGTTAAAGCATTTGCTGGGGGCTAATGCTCAGTTTGAAATAATTGGTGTTGCGGAAGATGGCTATGGGGGCATTGAATCTGCCACGAGTCTGCTTCCAGATGTGGTGTTGATGGATGTGGGAATGCCGCACTTAGATGGAATTGCAGCGACACAGCAGATTAAGCAAGCGATGCCACAGATGAAGGTAATCATGCTGACATCCCATACAGAACGGACGGAGGTATTTGCAGCGCTATCGAGTGGTGCAGATGGTTACTGTGTCAAGGGTACGAGCGTCGATCAGCTAATGAAAGCGATCGCAGTGGTGCATGAAGGAGCAACATATTTGGATGCTCAGATTGCTCAATTGGTGGTAGATCAAGTCAAGCTTGCCACGCCCACATCCAAAAATACATCCTCAATTCCACAGGGAACCCTATCAGATAGAGAAATGGAAGTATTACGTCTAATTGTCGAAGGCTATAGCAATCCTGAAATTGCGAAGGCTTTATATTTGAGTGAGCATACGGTGAAGACCTATGTACGTGGAATTATGAATAAGCTTTTGGTCAATGATCGCGTACAAGCGGCTGTCATTGCATTGCGATCGGGATTAGTGGGCTAG
- a CDS encoding MFS transporter, translated as MIVPKKSPPLWIGVAISFYAFITIGIAEAGLGVLLPSILQEYNLTSATITLLFVSQISGYILAALTSSIVNSRLGLGRMLFFAASMLTIALSIYALSPTWWLMVAAGNLFGLGVGLIDAGINTAIAQDDHSTNLIGLLHGFYGIGALSGAAIATTLLAIGMNWRQVYGVLAAIVSLLMMSVLAAIIYRYPSMTQSKAAFHTPAWQHLGRSLQTPLVWFTGLLLLIYVGLEASISNWAYIVQVSDRQIPALVAGYSLSAYWVGLTVGRFILGYFLRSLGAVKTISMSLVLLMIGLLAWWQLPEQWISLPMIGFALAPIFPATIWLIPKQLPASLVPAAVSFATSAASVGAAMIPSGVGWIASWSGLGIIPVLMLPLAIAMIVLHWANSYHQNLLET; from the coding sequence ATGATTGTTCCCAAGAAATCACCTCCACTCTGGATTGGCGTAGCTATTTCCTTTTATGCTTTCATTACGATTGGTATTGCCGAAGCGGGTTTAGGAGTTTTACTTCCTTCTATTTTGCAAGAATATAATCTCACATCAGCTACCATTACCCTTCTATTTGTCAGTCAGATTAGCGGTTATATTCTTGCTGCTTTAACCAGTAGCATCGTCAATAGCCGTTTGGGATTGGGAAGAATGCTTTTCTTTGCCGCTAGTATGCTGACCATAGCACTAAGCATCTATGCTCTGTCGCCCACTTGGTGGCTGATGGTGGCGGCGGGAAACCTTTTTGGGTTGGGAGTTGGATTGATTGATGCGGGGATTAATACAGCGATCGCGCAAGACGATCACAGCACCAATTTAATTGGCTTGCTGCATGGCTTCTATGGTATCGGTGCGCTCTCAGGTGCGGCGATCGCAACAACTTTGTTGGCGATCGGTATGAACTGGCGACAGGTCTATGGAGTATTGGCAGCGATCGTCAGTTTATTGATGATGAGTGTATTGGCAGCAATTATTTATCGCTATCCATCCATGACTCAAAGCAAAGCTGCATTCCATACTCCTGCTTGGCAACATCTAGGGCGATCGCTGCAAACTCCTTTAGTCTGGTTCACAGGCTTACTGCTACTAATCTATGTCGGTCTAGAAGCTTCGATTAGCAATTGGGCTTACATTGTTCAAGTCAGCGATCGCCAAATTCCTGCATTAGTTGCAGGCTATAGCCTTAGCGCCTATTGGGTCGGCTTAACTGTCGGTCGGTTTATACTTGGCTATTTTTTGCGATCGCTAGGAGCCGTAAAAACGATTAGTATGTCCCTCGTCCTGCTGATGATCGGGCTGTTAGCTTGGTGGCAATTACCTGAGCAATGGATTAGTTTACCGATGATTGGGTTTGCCCTTGCGCCAATCTTTCCTGCCACGATCTGGCTAATTCCCAAACAGTTACCCGCCAGTTTAGTTCCTGCCGCCGTCAGCTTTGCCACTAGTGCCGCAAGTGTCGGAGCAGCAATGATTCCCTCTGGGGTGGGTTGGATTGCGAGTTGGTCGGGATTAGGGATTATTCCTGTGTTGATGCTCCCCTTAGCGATCGCGATGATAGTTTTGCACTGGGCTAATTCTTACCATCAAAACCTTCTAGAAACCTAG
- a CDS encoding DMT family transporter encodes MDTLIALIGASSGGSFLAIGAAANARLRITLKSAIAAATINFMVGSLTLTLLILLGIFGTQHLDRLTQVPWWAFLSGLLGAVYVTLNTIIIPKLGLTTTALAVVCSQMIGSLLIDQWGWLGVTPHPISPSRIVAIALLLIAVALTQFDRDHRRNTL; translated from the coding sequence ATGGATACGCTCATTGCTTTGATTGGGGCGAGTTCGGGAGGTAGCTTTTTAGCGATCGGTGCAGCCGCAAATGCACGATTGCGAATAACTTTGAAGTCTGCCATTGCCGCCGCAACTATCAATTTCATGGTGGGTTCGCTAACCCTAACTCTTCTCATTCTATTGGGGATTTTTGGTACTCAACATCTGGATCGGTTAACTCAAGTTCCTTGGTGGGCATTTTTAAGCGGCTTACTCGGTGCGGTCTATGTCACTCTAAACACAATTATTATTCCCAAATTAGGACTAACGACAACGGCTCTAGCTGTTGTATGTAGCCAAATGATCGGTTCACTTTTAATCGATCAATGGGGTTGGTTGGGAGTTACACCTCATCCGATTAGTCCTTCGAGAATTGTGGCGATCGCTTTGTTATTGATTGCCGTTGCCCTCACTCAATTTGATCGAGATCATCGACGCAATACCCTATGA
- a CDS encoding DMT family transporter: MTSLPLKNLHLFASRYQIYFYLLLALLSGVLLPIQASCNAQLARSLNSVPLAADISYIVGTLVLVALIATQKFGHPDWSAISKAPKWSLIGGVLGTWYICSSTYFTSLLGTTLTLGLVVGGQSLAGIIVDHHGWLDLPRHRLSRNRRFAIGLLIVAIFFLTQP, from the coding sequence ATGACTTCCCTTCCTTTAAAAAATCTACATTTGTTCGCTTCGCGATATCAAATTTATTTCTATCTATTGCTTGCACTCTTGAGTGGTGTACTTCTGCCCATTCAAGCTAGTTGCAATGCCCAATTAGCCCGATCGCTAAATTCCGTTCCCTTAGCGGCGGACATTTCCTATATCGTCGGCACATTGGTTTTAGTTGCACTAATCGCAACCCAGAAATTTGGTCATCCTGATTGGTCAGCGATCTCTAAAGCACCGAAATGGAGTCTAATTGGCGGCGTGCTAGGCACTTGGTATATCTGTTCTAGTACTTACTTCACCTCGCTGCTAGGGACTACGCTAACTTTGGGCTTAGTGGTTGGCGGACAGTCCCTTGCAGGGATCATCGTCGATCATCATGGTTGGTTAGATTTACCCAGACATCGCCTTAGTCGCAATCGTCGCTTTGCGATCGGCTTGTTAATTGTCGCCATCTTCTTTCTTACACAACCTTAA
- a CDS encoding MarR family winged helix-turn-helix transcriptional regulator, translating to MENDKIDYIFEQWRQESPQLDISPLGIVGRVLRIARLLEKHREMVLAEYGLSVWSFDVVTTLRRQGKPYQLKPTDLYSLLMLSSGATTNRIDRLEQDGIVMRLRDPSDRRSVIVQLTPKGIQLADLVIPILLKSEQDLLSQFANSEERETFIAILRRLLVSLDNNLV from the coding sequence ATGGAAAACGACAAAATCGACTACATTTTCGAGCAATGGCGACAGGAATCGCCGCAGTTAGATATTTCACCGCTAGGCATAGTTGGGCGCGTGCTGAGGATTGCCCGTCTGCTCGAAAAACATCGCGAAATGGTTCTGGCGGAATATGGGTTAAGTGTTTGGTCATTTGATGTCGTCACAACATTGCGGCGACAGGGAAAGCCCTATCAACTCAAACCCACTGACTTGTATAGTTTGCTCATGCTCTCGTCAGGAGCAACGACGAACCGTATCGATCGCTTAGAACAGGATGGCATTGTCATGCGTCTACGAGATCCTAGCGATCGCCGCAGTGTGATCGTACAATTGACCCCTAAGGGGATTCAATTAGCCGATTTAGTAATTCCGATCTTGTTAAAAAGTGAGCAGGACTTACTCAGCCAGTTTGCTAATTCTGAAGAAAGGGAAACCTTCATCGCGATACTGCGCCGATTGCTAGTATCCCTTGACAATAATCTGGTATAG
- a CDS encoding CPBP family intramembrane glutamic endopeptidase, with amino-acid sequence MNIHSTNHQSTHSATHKNNQNNKNIRLALFWAILGGFGTLAGFPYILSLMSPSTTPPVPLPILAIAGAIQSAVLMFFLSWIGLRLGQSLGLDTPFARAFVYGAKLPKVSKIGLRLSLVSGILGGAILVVLALLFQPLMPQTSTSTSLKIDLWKRLLAAFYGGITEEILLRLFLMTLIAWLLWKGGMKTKNHPTKLAFWIAITVAAFIFAIAHLPVATSIWTLTPIVVIRTILLNSTLGIVFGYLYWRWGLEYAIFSHFLAGLVLHGIGGS; translated from the coding sequence ATGAATATCCATTCCACTAATCATCAATCCACCCATTCCGCTACCCATAAAAACAACCAAAACAATAAAAATATCCGTCTCGCATTATTTTGGGCAATCTTAGGCGGATTCGGAACCCTCGCAGGATTTCCCTATATCTTGTCGCTCATGTCACCTTCCACAACTCCACCTGTTCCTTTGCCAATTTTAGCGATCGCTGGCGCGATACAGTCGGCAGTTTTGATGTTCTTTTTAAGCTGGATTGGCTTACGTTTAGGGCAATCGCTTGGACTAGATACGCCCTTTGCCCGTGCTTTTGTTTATGGCGCGAAATTACCCAAAGTCTCGAAAATAGGACTAAGACTATCTCTAGTTAGTGGCATACTCGGCGGTGCAATTTTAGTAGTTCTCGCGTTATTATTTCAGCCCCTCATGCCGCAGACATCTACATCTACTTCCTTAAAAATCGATCTCTGGAAGAGATTGCTAGCAGCTTTCTATGGTGGCATTACCGAAGAGATTCTCCTACGCTTATTTTTAATGACGCTAATTGCTTGGCTACTTTGGAAAGGTGGTATGAAAACCAAAAATCATCCGACAAAATTAGCCTTCTGGATCGCGATCACGGTGGCAGCTTTTATCTTTGCAATCGCGCATTTACCCGTTGCCACAAGCATCTGGACATTAACCCCGATCGTAGTTATCCGCACGATTTTACTTAATTCCACGTTAGGCATTGTCTTTGGCTATCTCTACTGGCGCTGGGGCTTAGAATACGCGATTTTCTCCCACTTTTTGGCGGGTCTAGTTTTGCACGGTATCGGTGGTAGTTGA
- a CDS encoding sensor histidine kinase, with amino-acid sequence MRLSRIVKRLVSPESNTSSEFLAWRKQFFAERIQLIAWTIWAVLILVTILNFTVVIPSLDATGDPKLMFNAARSQSYLESVVIQLICFSLGLVICRSRWVYQNPVRCFLILNVLVILPTQINSLWQGKISLDSSLWLIYYSLQAFIVPVHWRLHLLCQITPLVYVLIAFLCGLRDPNIDLLANYLMTGVYTIVLCAIADSGAFLFERSRRREIELRQQLRAFIHAVSHDLRNPVLGAVMTLKSFLKPSEPIAMIPQELLEQMITSGERQVALINSLLETHATELQGLAIYPKPIFLTELVANILQDFQPFFQQNKTSVNNVIPDNLPPIYVDSLQFRRIYENLISNALKYNPTGLRLTLDAEVIQKTRGKRRKKFGKLAINKPNNKLNIDWMRCSVSDNGVGIPLEQCDRLFDLYSRGRDQRRSLSLGLGLYMCRQIISAHGGEIGVISSPKRGSTFWFTVPIVQK; translated from the coding sequence ATGAGGCTCAGTCGTATCGTCAAACGCCTAGTTTCTCCAGAGAGTAATACTTCGTCAGAATTTTTAGCTTGGCGAAAACAGTTTTTTGCGGAACGCATTCAACTAATCGCTTGGACGATTTGGGCGGTTTTAATTCTAGTGACAATTTTAAACTTTACAGTTGTGATCCCTAGTCTCGATGCGACGGGTGATCCCAAGTTGATGTTTAACGCAGCGCGATCGCAATCTTATTTAGAAAGCGTGGTGATTCAACTTATTTGTTTTTCCCTTGGCTTAGTCATTTGCCGATCGCGTTGGGTTTATCAAAATCCTGTTAGGTGTTTTTTAATTCTCAATGTCCTAGTGATTTTGCCAACGCAGATAAATTCATTATGGCAAGGTAAAATCAGCCTCGATTCTTCGCTATGGTTAATCTATTATTCGCTACAAGCCTTTATTGTGCCAGTACATTGGCGACTGCATTTGCTCTGTCAGATTACGCCTTTAGTATATGTATTGATTGCCTTTCTCTGTGGTTTACGCGATCCCAATATTGACCTATTGGCTAATTATTTGATGACTGGAGTTTATACGATAGTCCTTTGTGCGATCGCTGATTCTGGGGCTTTTCTATTTGAGCGATCGCGGCGGCGGGAAATAGAACTCAGGCAACAGTTACGTGCTTTTATCCATGCGGTATCCCACGATTTACGCAATCCCGTCTTAGGTGCGGTGATGACTCTCAAAAGCTTTCTAAAACCATCGGAACCAATAGCAATGATTCCACAGGAATTATTAGAACAAATGATTACCAGTGGCGAACGTCAGGTTGCCTTGATCAACTCCCTTTTAGAAACCCATGCTACAGAATTGCAGGGGCTTGCGATTTATCCAAAACCTATCTTCTTAACAGAATTAGTGGCAAATATTCTCCAAGATTTTCAACCATTTTTTCAGCAGAATAAAACTTCTGTTAATAATGTTATTCCTGATAATTTACCGCCGATTTATGTGGATTCTCTGCAATTTCGGCGCATCTATGAGAACTTAATTTCTAATGCGCTCAAGTATAACCCGACAGGATTACGTTTGACCCTAGATGCTGAGGTAATCCAAAAAACAAGGGGAAAACGTCGCAAGAAGTTTGGGAAATTAGCGATCAACAAGCCAAATAACAAGCTCAATATTGATTGGATGCGTTGCAGCGTCAGTGATAACGGTGTCGGTATTCCTCTCGAACAATGCGATCGCCTTTTTGATTTATACAGTCGTGGTCGTGACCAAAGGCGATCTCTTAGTCTTGGCTTAGGACTGTATATGTGTCGTCAGATTATCTCAGCTCACGGTGGCGAAATTGGGGTGATCAGTAGCCCCAAACGAGGTTCGACATTTTGGTTCACAGTTCCCATTGTCCAAAAGTAG
- a CDS encoding WYL domain-containing protein codes for MSRKGESITLSIKERDKANLEAISIELGMTWGDRPNISKLVEAIARKQIQISKNNDWASDRIESLARTYRLLVDYGELEKAQIIAHLLLERSEINNPLRRDIERFLEKPPENWRHTIDRYIKQQQPFCLQYLDAAEYPHEFSIYYAKVTAHDKRLYLDCWCEDIARTDTVSALQHNRSLRLDRIPPEAAIIPIVGKWRSQLDQIHVTFNLSGNLAFAYKPREEDIDNTWLDCNPPIRQIIRKISNTFWFYREIMPYAEDCEIIEPEDVREKFKEKVRLLYLKYSSD; via the coding sequence GTGTCACGAAAAGGCGAATCAATTACACTCTCTATCAAAGAACGCGATAAAGCTAACTTAGAAGCGATCTCGATCGAACTTGGCATGACATGGGGCGATCGCCCAAATATCTCCAAACTAGTCGAAGCGATCGCCCGCAAACAAATCCAAATCTCAAAAAATAATGACTGGGCAAGTGATCGGATTGAATCACTTGCTCGTACCTATAGACTATTGGTTGATTATGGCGAACTTGAAAAAGCGCAAATCATAGCCCATCTGTTACTTGAGCGTAGCGAAATAAATAACCCTCTGCGCCGAGATATTGAGCGATTTCTCGAAAAACCTCCTGAAAATTGGCGACATACCATCGATCGTTACATTAAGCAGCAACAACCATTTTGCTTGCAATATCTTGATGCTGCCGAGTATCCCCATGAGTTCTCTATCTACTATGCTAAGGTTACCGCTCACGACAAGCGACTTTATCTTGACTGTTGGTGTGAAGACATTGCCAGAACCGATACAGTTTCAGCCCTACAACATAATCGTTCCCTCAGACTCGATCGCATCCCACCCGAAGCCGCGATTATTCCCATTGTCGGCAAATGGCGATCACAACTCGATCAAATTCACGTCACCTTTAATTTATCGGGAAATCTCGCCTTTGCCTATAAACCAAGGGAAGAAGACATCGATAATACATGGCTAGACTGCAATCCACCCATACGTCAAATCATCCGCAAAATCAGCAACACCTTTTGGTTCTATCGTGAAATTATGCCCTATGCAGAAGACTGCGAAATTATTGAGCCTGAAGATGTGCGGGAAAAGTTCAAAGAGAAAGTGCGATTGCTATATCTCAAATATTCAAGTGATTAA
- a CDS encoding IS66 family transposase → MYRDLDSILALSPTQEDGLRLQKRYLELRENLFLFLDDPTIPPTNNSSEQALRWSVIFRKVTNGFRSTWGRDLFAAVRSIVNTGRRQGFSAFESILIALNPLKSLFAIG, encoded by the coding sequence TTGTATCGAGACCTTGACAGTATTCTGGCTCTGTCACCGACTCAAGAAGATGGACTGAGATTACAGAAGCGATATCTGGAGTTACGAGAAAACTTATTCCTGTTTTTGGATGACCCCACCATTCCACCAACTAATAACTCTAGCGAACAGGCTTTGCGTTGGAGCGTCATTTTTAGAAAAGTTACGAATGGGTTTCGCTCTACTTGGGGGCGTGATTTATTTGCGGCTGTTCGTTCCATTGTCAATACTGGAAGAAGACAAGGCTTTTCTGCTTTTGAGTCCATTCTCATCGCTTTGAATCCCCTCAAATCCCTGTTTGCTATAGGTTGA